GGCCGATGGCTCTTCCTTCACGGCCTCCGTCTCGGCCGGCTTGGGCGGCTGGGCCCGGCGGACGCCCGGGCGGCGGAAGAACCGCCGGCCGCGTGGCTTCTCCACACCCTCGCCCTTGCCCTCGTTCCGCTGGCTGACGACCACGGTGACGTGGCTGGTGCGCTTCTTGATCGAGAAGGCCTGACCCCGCTGACGCGGCTGGAACCGCTTGAGGGTCGGACCGACATCCACGAAGGCCTCGGAGATGTAGAGGTCGTCGTGGTTCATCTCGTAATTGTGGGTGGCGTTGGCGGCCGCCGACTTGACCACCTTCTCGAGGATCTCCGAAGCGACCTTCGGAGTGTACCTCAGGATGGCCAGGGCTTCGTCGACCGACTTGCCCCGGATCAGGTCCATAACCACCCGCACCTTGCGCGGGGCGATGCGGACATGGCGGGCGACAGCTCTAGCTTCTTCCATGGCGAAGACCCCCTTAATCCTGGTCTGGCCTACTTGAGGGCCGACGACCTCTCGGTGTGTGCCCCGTGGCCGCGGAAGGTCCTCGTCGGGGCGAATTCTCCGAGCTTATGCCCGACCATCTCTTCAGTGATATAAACCGGGACGTGCTTGCGCCCGTCGTAGACGGCGATGTTGTGCCCGACCATGTCGGGCATGACCGTGCAAGCTCGGGCCCAGGTCTTCACGAGTTTCTTCTCGTTCTTCTCGTTCATGGCCAGGATCTTCTTCATCAGATTCTGGTCCACGTATGGCCCCTTCTTAGTCGACCGTCCCATTCATGAAGCCTCCTTCGTGCGAGCCCGGGCCTCCCCGGGTTCAGACCCGGCGCCGGTGCTTCGGCTACTTCGAGCCGCGGCGCTTGAGGATGTACTTGTCGGAGTACTTTGTCCGCGGCCGGGTCTTGACCCCCATCGCCGGCTTGCCCCAGGGCGTGGTCGGCTGGCGGCCGATGGGCGACTTGCCCTCGCCGCCGCCGTGGGCGTGATCGACCGGGTTCTGGACGACCCCGCGGACCGTCGGACGGACTCCCATCCAACGGGTCCGGCCGGCCTTGCCGATGGTGATGTTCTCCCACTCGACGTTCCCGGCCTGGCCGATGGTGGCCCGGCAATCCACCGGGACCAGCCGCATCTCGCCCGACGGCATCCTGATGTTGGCCATCTCGTTTTCCTTGGCCATCAACTGGGCCTGGGCACCGGCCGAGCGGACCAGCTGGCCGCCCCCACCGGCGTGCAGTTCGATGTTGTGGATGAAGGTACCAACGGGGACGTTCCTCAGGGGGAGGGCGTTACCCGTCTTGATGTCGGCGTTCGGCCCGGACATCACCGCCTGGCCCACGATGAGACCCGCCGGGGCGAGGATGTAGCGCTTCTCACCGTCGGCGTACTGCAGGAGGGCGATACGGGTGTTCCGGTTGGGATCGTACTCGATGGCCACGACCTTCGCCGGGATGTCGTCCTTCCGCCGGACGAAGTCGATGACCCGCAGCTTCGGGCTGGTGCCGCCGCCGCGGTGGCGGACGGTCTGCCGCCCGTACATGTTCTTCCCGGCCGACTTCTTCAAGTGCTTGAGAAGCCGCTTCTCGGGCTTCTTCTTGGTCACTTCGCTGAAGTCGGAGACGGTCATCGACCGGCGGCCCGGAGAAGTGGGCTTGAAGTTCTTAACCGGCATCTGGATTCAACTCCTTAGACTGCCTCGAAGAACTGAATCCGCTGTCCCTCTTCGAGGGTGACTACGGCCTTCTTCCGGGTCTGGGTCATGCCGGAGTGGATCCCCATCCGCTTGACCTTACCCAGTTGCCGCAGGGTATTGACGTCTTTCACATGAACCTTGAAGATCTCCTCGATGGCCTTCTTGATCTCCGTCCGGTTGGCGTCCATGGCCACCCAGAAAGCATACTTGCCGTGCTCCATGGCCGCGTTGGTCTTCTCAGTGACGATCGGTCCGAGGATGATGTCCCTAGCCTCAGCCATTGGACAACGCCTCCTCCACTTTGGCCGCCGCGTCCTTGGTCATGACCAGTCTCGAGTGGGTCAGGACGGAGTAGACGTTCAGTCCGGCCGCGTCGGTCGCGACCACCCCGGGCATGTTCCGCGAGGAACGACGGACGCCCTGGTCGGACTGAGCGGTGACGATGAGAGCCTCATTGCCGGCGCCCACGTTGCTCAGGATTCGGGCCACTTCCTTGGTCTTCGGCTCTTCCAGCGTCAGTTGGTCGAGGAGGACCAGTTCACCCGCCTTGACCTTGGCCGAGAGGGCCGAACGCAAGGCGGCGCGCCGCGCCTTCCGCGGCATGGTGTAACGGAACTCCCGCGGCTGCGGGCCGAAGGTCACCCCGCCGTGGCGCCACAGGGGCGACCGGGTGCTGCCGGCGCGGGCGCGGCCGGTCCCCTTCTGCCGCCAGGGCTTCTTGCCGCCACCGGAGACGAGACCACGGGTCTTGGTCGCCGAGGTCCCCTGCCTCTGGTTGGCCTGATACATCACGACGACATCGTGCATCAGGGCCTCGTTGATCTCGGCCCCGAAGACGACGTCGGAAAGCTCCACGTCGCCGAGGACGCTGCCATTGATGTCGAAGAGTTTAACCTTGGGCACGACGAGCTCCCCCTTTCAACCGGCGCTCGAGCGTCTAAGCGCTCAGACCTTATCCTTGATCGTCACCAGGGCGCCGGTGACGCCGGGGACCGAGCCGCCGATGAGGATGAGGTTCCTTTCCGGGTCGACCTTGACGATCCGGACGTTCTTCGCGGTCA
The window above is part of the Bacillota bacterium genome. Proteins encoded here:
- the rplW gene encoding 50S ribosomal protein L23; this translates as MAEARDIILGPIVTEKTNAAMEHGKYAFWVAMDANRTEIKKAIEEIFKVHVKDVNTLRQLGKVKRMGIHSGMTQTRKKAVVTLEEGQRIQFFEAV
- the rplD gene encoding 50S ribosomal protein L4, whose amino-acid sequence is MPKVKLFDINGSVLGDVELSDVVFGAEINEALMHDVVVMYQANQRQGTSATKTRGLVSGGGKKPWRQKGTGRARAGSTRSPLWRHGGVTFGPQPREFRYTMPRKARRAALRSALSAKVKAGELVLLDQLTLEEPKTKEVARILSNVGAGNEALIVTAQSDQGVRRSSRNMPGVVATDAAGLNVYSVLTHSRLVMTKDAAAKVEEALSNG
- the rplB gene encoding 50S ribosomal protein L2, producing the protein MPVKNFKPTSPGRRSMTVSDFSEVTKKKPEKRLLKHLKKSAGKNMYGRQTVRHRGGGTSPKLRVIDFVRRKDDIPAKVVAIEYDPNRNTRIALLQYADGEKRYILAPAGLIVGQAVMSGPNADIKTGNALPLRNVPVGTFIHNIELHAGGGGQLVRSAGAQAQLMAKENEMANIRMPSGEMRLVPVDCRATIGQAGNVEWENITIGKAGRTRWMGVRPTVRGVVQNPVDHAHGGGEGKSPIGRQPTTPWGKPAMGVKTRPRTKYSDKYILKRRGSK
- the rpsS gene encoding 30S ribosomal protein S19, with the protein product MGRSTKKGPYVDQNLMKKILAMNEKNEKKLVKTWARACTVMPDMVGHNIAVYDGRKHVPVYITEEMVGHKLGEFAPTRTFRGHGAHTERSSALK